In Candidatus Eisenbacteria bacterium, the genomic window CCCGCCTCGACCAGCGGAGCGTGCGCGCGGGGGCTCACGTCCCAGTTCGGCGCGCGGAAGCCGATGATCGGGTCGCGACACACCGCTTCGAGCGCGGCACGCGACGACTTGAGCTCGCCCTTGAGCTTCGACATCGCGACCCGCACGAACGGCATCGGGTGCGTCATCGAGTGGCTGGCGATCTCGTGGCCAGCGTCCTCGAGTTCGCGCAGCCGCGCCGCGTTCGCCGCGGCGTCACGACCGACCACGAAGAAGGTGGCGCGAATGCCGTGACGCGTGAACAGTTCGGCGAGACGCGGCAGCGCGCGGTCGTAGACCAGCGCATCCGGCGGCAGATCCATGAAGCCGTAGCCCTGCAGATGCAGGTCGACAGGATCCACGTCGATGCTGACGGTCGCGAGCGGCCGCTTCACCGGCCCGCGCTCCCGGCATCACCGGACTCAGTGGATCCCGCCTCGTTGCCAGCTTCCGGGTCGCCGTCGGTCGAAAACCCTTGGGTGCTGGAATCCGCGGCCGCGGGGCCGGGACCGCGGTAGTCCGGAAACGCCCCGAGCTTCTCGGGCGGCGCGTAGACGAACCGCGGCGTCCAGTGGTTTCCGTCGACTGGATTGAGCCGCGCACCCAGCTGACGCAACGAATCGACCAGCACGTAGCTCGGCGCGATGCGCTGCCAATAAGCACGTGACTCGATGCCCGAGTGATCGAGTCGCACGTCGGTGATGATCACCGGACGGTCGGATCCGGCCATCATCGGCGCGAACACCCGATCCATGAACGTCGGGTCGTCGCGCAATAACCGGTTGCCGCGTGCGCGGATGATGTCGTCGAGCGCGATCTGCTGGAAGGTCGTGCCCTTGCCCGCAATCCGGGTGTAGCTGCCGTGGTAGAGCATCAAGACGCGCCCGGGGTAGCCGCGGATCTTCTCGATGAAATCGGTGCGCGTCTGTTGCGCGTCTGAACGCGGCAGGTGACCGCGTGCCGAGTAGTAGAGCGGCAGGAACTGGAGCGCGAGCAGCACCCACAGGAGCGCCGGTCGCGACCCACGACGCTGACCGGGCCAGGTCGCGACGTGATGGAGCGTCGAGTGGAGCGCCAGGGGGCCGAGAATGCTGAGCGCGACGACGCTCGGGTTCAGCACGTGGCGAAACGCGTCGGGGTCCAGCGTCGCCATGAGCCCGGTCGCCAGTCCGCCGAGCCCGGCCCAGTACCACAGCCCGCTCGGGCCTCGCCACGGGCGATCCGGCAGCGCGAGCGAAGCCAGGACTCCGGTGGTGAGCACGCCGAAGGTACCGACCATGCCGCGGCCCAGGTAGTTGAGGATGCGGACGTGGCTCACCGTCGACCAGTGGCTCGGCACTTCCCATGTGAAGAACTGGAACCACGGCCCCAGCCACGCCGACAGCACGAAGTAGCCGCCGCCGCACCCGAGCAGCACCACGGCGAGAAACGGCCACAGCCGCATCCGATCGCTGACCAGCAGGTGCATGAGCGCGGCGATCACGAACCACACCGCGTGCTGCTTGGTGAAGAACGCGGCGGTCAGCAGCAGTCCGGCACCGATCGCGCCGGTCATTCCGTTCGTGAGCCTCAGCATCGCCAATCCACCGAACGCGAGCAGCAGCATCAGCGAGTCGGCACGCCCGACGTCGTAATGGCCGCCGGTCACGCCGTACGCCGCGAGCAGCAGCCCCGCCCCCGCGACACCGAGCGTCGTGTCGCCGGTCTCCCGGCGGATGACGCGCACCACCAGCAGGGCCAGCAACAGCATGCTGAGGAGCGAGATCGCCCGCGGAACCCAGAACTCGACTCCGGTCACCTGCGCGACCAGCGCGCACAACGCCGTGTAGCCGGGCATGTAGGCGAGCGTGATGAAGTTCATCGAGGGCTCGACGAAGATCGACTGGCCGGCGGCCAGCCGCGCGACGTGGTCGAGCAGCGCCCCCTCGATGTAGTCGAGCTCCAGCGGGTAGGGCACTCGATGGGCGGCCAGGAACAGAAATGAGGCCGCCGCGACCAGCGCGAGGGCCCACACCAGCACACGAAACAGGCGTTCCAGGGTCATGGAGGAGACGGCAGGTGACAGACGAAGTCCGAAAACTCGAACCGGGGCGATCCCGAGGGTTGCGGGCGGCGAGGTGCGGCGACCATAATACCCGGTCCTTTCTTATCGGTAGGTCCGGTCCCGTTCCGAAGGCCCCTTGCGCGGTCGCTTCGGAGTCGTTCATGCCCCGGTGACGGCCGGCCGATAACCCCGTGAGCTTCCCCCGACTTCGCCGTCTCCAGGCGCCCGATGCGGAAGCAGGCCGAGCACGGAAGGTGGCCCGGGTTTCGACGACCCGACTTTCTCAGGGAGTTCGAGCGTGACGGCATTGCAGGTAGCGGTAATCGGCGGCGGCGTTTCCGGACTCGCCTCGGCGTTTCGGATCGCCGAGCGCGGCCATCAGGTGACTTTGTTCGAGGGCGAGGACATCCTCGGCGGACTCGGCACCACCTTCGAGTGGCGCGGACACCATCTGGAGCGCTTCTACCACTGCCTGCTCCCTGAGGATCGTGCGCTCTTGTCACTGATCCGCGACGTCGGCATGGAGAGCGACCTGTTGTGGCGCGGCACCGACATGGGCTTCATGTACCGGGGCAAGGTCTATCCGCTGAACACCGCGATGGACCTGCTCACGTTCAGCCCGCTCTCGATTCTCGAGCGCATTCGCATGGGCTGGATGGGCATTCAAGCACGTAAACACGGACTCGACCCTGCACTCGACCACATCCCGGTCGACCAGTGGATCAAGGGACTGGTCGGCGAGCGCGCGTTCAACATCCTGTGGAAGCCGCTGCTCGAGGCCAAGATCGGCGACCAGTATCCGGCGCTGCCGGCATTGTGGCTGTCCAGTCGCATGGCGCGGGAGAAGAACACCAAGCGCGAGATGAAGGGCTGCCTGACCGGGGGCTACCGCTCGCTCATCGACGGCCTCGCTCAATGGTTGCGCAATCACGGCGGCACCATCCGGATGAGAACCCGCGTCGAAGCGCTGGAACGAGATGGCGAGCGCATGGCGGTGCGGCTCGAGGGCGGTGCGCGCGAGACCTTCGACACCGTGGTCTCGACCTCGCCGCTCGTCCACTTCCAGAAGATGACGCAGGGGCTGCCGATTCCGCCCGGGGTCGCGAACCTCAAGCTCGACTATCAGGGCGTGGTGTGCGCGGTCTTCATGCTGCGCAAGCCGCTCTCCCGCTACTACTGGATGCCGTTCGTCGACAGCGGCGCGACCGCTCAGGGCGTGATCGAAATGTCGAATCTCGTGCCGCTCGAGCGCGCCGGCGGCCACTGGGTGAGCTACATGATCAACTACTGCCACCGCACCAGCGAGCTGTTCTCGAAGAGCGAAGCCGAGATCGAAGCGATGTATCGTCGCGATCTGGAGCGCCTGTTCCCCGCGGTCGGCCGCGAAGTCGAGGATGTCGTGGTGTTCAAGGCTCCGTTCGTCGAGCCGATCTGGTCGCTCGGCTACACCGATCTGTGCCCGCCGAATTCGGTGATCCCTGGACGGCTCTATCTGTCCTGCACCGCGCAGGTCTATCCGCGGGTCAATTCCTGGAACTCGTGCTGCGAAGTCGTCGAGGGCATGATGCCCCGTTTCTTCGAGGAAACCGCACAGATCGCCACCCCCACCGCTCGGAGCGCGTCGTGATCTGGGTCATCTTTCCGGCCTACAACGAAGAGAAAGTCATTCACCCGACGCTGCTGGCGCTCTATCACGCCATGAAGGATCGCAACGATCCGTATCGCGCGGTGCTGGTGGACGACGGCAGCCGCGATCGCACCATTCAGGAAGCCGAGCGTGCGGTGGCCGACAGCGGCGGCGCGCTGCCGCTCACGGTGCTGAGCCACGAGGTGAACAAGGGACTCGGTGCGGGACTCCGCACCGGGATCTACTGGTGTCTCGATCAGGCTGCCGATGACGACGTGATCGTGACGCTCGACGCCGACAACACGCATCCGCCGGCGATGATCCCCGACCTCGTCGCGCGCGTGCGAGCGGGCGCCGATCTCTCGGTCGCGTCGCGCTATCGCGCGGGCTCCGAAGTGCACGGCGTGCCCGGCTACCGTCGGGCGCTCTCGGATGTGGGCGGGTTCGTGTTCAAGACGCTCTACCCGATTCCCGGGGTGCGCGACTACACCTGTTGCTTCCGCGCCTACCGGGTGCCGATCCTGCGACGCGCGCGTCTCGTCTACGGCGACGATCTGTGCACCGCGAAGGGCTTCGAAGCGGTCATGGACCTGCTGTTGCGGCTCGGACCGCTCGACGTGAAGGTGTCCGAGATCGGCTTCGTGCTCGACTACGGCGAGCGCGTCGGCCAGAGCAAGATGAAGGTCATGAAGACGATTCGTTCGACGATCGCGCTGCTCACCCGGCGGCGGATCGAGCGCATGCTCAAGTACCGCCCGTCGCAGGTGCGTGCGCTCGAAGCCGCAGGACGCGCCCGCCTCGCGGCCGCCGGCACGCCACGCGCCGCCGGGAGTCGCGGGTGAAGATCGGCATCCTGGTCGGGACCCGTCCCGAGATCATCAAGATGGCGCCGGTGGTGCGCGCCTGCGAGGCGCGCGGAACGCCCTTTCTGCTGATCCATACCGGCCAGCACTACTCATTCGAAATGGACGGCGTGTTCTTCCGTGAACTCGGCCTGCCTGCCCCGCACGTCAACCTCGAGGTCGGCTCCGGCACGCAGGTCTACCAGATCGGGGCGATCATCGCGGGCATCGCGCCGATCCTCGAGCACGAGCGTCCCGACGTGCTGCTGGTCGAAGGCGACACCAACTCGGTCGCCGCCGCGGGCCTCGCGGCCCAGAAGATGGGCATCAAGGTCGGTCACGTCGAGGCCGGGCTGCGATCGTTCGATCGCACCATGCCCGAGGAGATCAACCGCATCCTGACCGATCACCTGTCCGACTATCTGTTCGCACCGACCGAGCAGTCGCGCGTGCTGTTGCATCGCGAGGGAATCGCCGACGAACGCATCGTCGTGACCGGCAACACGGTCGTCGACGAGGTCCTGCTGCAGCGCGAGCGGGCGCGCGATCCCGCGCGCCTCGAGCGCTTCGGCGTCGAATCCGGACGCTTCGCGATCGCGACCGTGCACCGCGCCGAGAATACCGACGTCGAGTCGCGCCTGCGCGGCATCTTCGAGGGTTTGAGTGGAGCGTCCCGGGCGCTCGGCATCCCGGTGCTTGCGGCGCTGCATCCACGCACCTCGAAGAAGCTCGAAGCACTCGGACTCGAGATCGGCAACGGCGTGCGGCCGCTTCCGCCGCTCGGATACCTGGACTTCCTCGGGCTCCACGCCGAGGCCGCGATCACGCTCACGGACTCGGGAGGCCTGCAGGAGGAAGCGTGCTGCCTGCGCGTCCCGGCCGTGACGCTGCGCGACAACACGGAGCGCCCGGAGTCGGTCGAAGTTGGCGCAAACGTGCTGGCCGGCGCAGATCCGGTAAAGATCGTCGCGTGCGCGCGAGCGATGGTGGCGAAGCCTCGCGACTGGCCGAACCCCTACGGGGATGGTCACAGCGGCGAGCGCATCGTGGACTGGCTGCTGGCGCGCGGGTGATGCATGGAGATCGAACGCGGCGGCGCTGAGGCGCCCGCGCCCGGAAACCCGTCGAGCGCTGGTCAGCCCGGGGTGCCGAATCGCTCCCGCGGCCTCCGCTGGCTCGAGGACGACGCCCGTGGCGGCATGCCGGTGGTGCTGGTGGCCGCCTTCGTCCTGCGCTTCTGGCAACTCGGCGCGCAGAGCCTGTGGACCGACGAGGCCACTGCGTGGACCGCGGCGACCCTCCCGTTCGCGCGGCTTATCGACTTCTGCCTGCATCAGGACGCGAGCCCTCCGCTCTACTACCTGCTGACCTCGCTCGCGTTGCGCTTCGGCGAAAGCGAAGCGCATCTGCGGGCGGTGTCCGCGATCGCCTCGACGCTGCTGGTGTGGGTGACCTACCGCTT contains:
- a CDS encoding glycosyltransferase family 2 protein — its product is MIWVIFPAYNEEKVIHPTLLALYHAMKDRNDPYRAVLVDDGSRDRTIQEAERAVADSGGALPLTVLSHEVNKGLGAGLRTGIYWCLDQAADDDVIVTLDADNTHPPAMIPDLVARVRAGADLSVASRYRAGSEVHGVPGYRRALSDVGGFVFKTLYPIPGVRDYTCCFRAYRVPILRRARLVYGDDLCTAKGFEAVMDLLLRLGPLDVKVSEIGFVLDYGERVGQSKMKVMKTIRSTIALLTRRRIERMLKYRPSQVRALEAAGRARLAAAGTPRAAGSRG
- a CDS encoding FAD-dependent oxidoreductase, which translates into the protein MTALQVAVIGGGVSGLASAFRIAERGHQVTLFEGEDILGGLGTTFEWRGHHLERFYHCLLPEDRALLSLIRDVGMESDLLWRGTDMGFMYRGKVYPLNTAMDLLTFSPLSILERIRMGWMGIQARKHGLDPALDHIPVDQWIKGLVGERAFNILWKPLLEAKIGDQYPALPALWLSSRMAREKNTKREMKGCLTGGYRSLIDGLAQWLRNHGGTIRMRTRVEALERDGERMAVRLEGGARETFDTVVSTSPLVHFQKMTQGLPIPPGVANLKLDYQGVVCAVFMLRKPLSRYYWMPFVDSGATAQGVIEMSNLVPLERAGGHWVSYMINYCHRTSELFSKSEAEIEAMYRRDLERLFPAVGREVEDVVVFKAPFVEPIWSLGYTDLCPPNSVIPGRLYLSCTAQVYPRVNSWNSCCEVVEGMMPRFFEETAQIATPTARSAS
- the wecB gene encoding UDP-N-acetylglucosamine 2-epimerase (non-hydrolyzing); its protein translation is MKIGILVGTRPEIIKMAPVVRACEARGTPFLLIHTGQHYSFEMDGVFFRELGLPAPHVNLEVGSGTQVYQIGAIIAGIAPILEHERPDVLLVEGDTNSVAAAGLAAQKMGIKVGHVEAGLRSFDRTMPEEINRILTDHLSDYLFAPTEQSRVLLHREGIADERIVVTGNTVVDEVLLQRERARDPARLERFGVESGRFAIATVHRAENTDVESRLRGIFEGLSGASRALGIPVLAALHPRTSKKLEALGLEIGNGVRPLPPLGYLDFLGLHAEAAITLTDSGGLQEEACCLRVPAVTLRDNTERPESVEVGANVLAGADPVKIVACARAMVAKPRDWPNPYGDGHSGERIVDWLLARG